AGGCGTGTTGCAGACCGTCTGCGGCCTTTGCAACGGCTTCTGCTCCGCCGAGAGTGGTGAAGAACACCTTGGCATGATGGTGATCGCTGCTGATTTCGACACCGGTTATCGTAATCATGCCGACCCGGGGATCCTTGACCTCGGTCCGGATCAACTCGGCGAGATCCTTCTGGATCTGGTCACCGATTCGGCCGAGTCTCGAAGGGTTTTTCGCCATGCGCTGCTGATTCGATGGGAAATCGAGTTGGGAGCGGGCAGCGATCCGGTTGCCCACACCCTGCCTCATTGAGGTGGACTTACAGACTGCGTGCGATCTCCACGACTTCGTAGACTTCCAACTGATCGCTGACTTTGAGATCGTCGAAGTTCTTTACAGATAAGCCACATTCGAATCCGGCTTTCACTTCGCGCACGTCGTCTTTGAAGCGTTTCAGGGAATCGAGCTCACCGGAATGAACTACGACATTGTCGCTCAGCACACGAATAAGCGAGCCGCGCCGGACGACCCCTTCCAGCACATAGCAACCTGCAACCGTTCCGACTTTGGAGATCTTGAAGACCTGGCGGATTTCCACGAGGCCAATTACGCTTTCCTTTTTCTCCGGAGCCAGCATTCCGGATAGCGCGGATTTCACCTCGTCCACCGCTTCATAAATGATGTTGTAGTAACGAAGATCTATGCCGTGCGCGGCGACCAGTTTTCTCGCAGTCGCATCAGCACGAGCGTTGAATCCAATAATGACGGCATTGGATGCCAAGGCAAGATTGACATCCGATTCCGTAATCGCGCCGACGCCCGCATGAACGATATTGACCTTGACCTCGGTGGTGGACAGCTTTTCGAGCGATTGAGACAAGGCTTCGTATGAACCTTGCACATCGGCCTTGATGATCAACGAAAGCGCCTTTGCCTGACCGACGGTCATCTGGTCAAACATGCCCTCAAGCTTTGCGGTCTGTTGCTTGGCCAGCTTGACCTCGCGGAATTTTCCTTGACGGAACAGGGCGATTTCCCGTGCCTTGCGCTCATCACCAAGAACAATCACTTCTTCGCCGGCGATCGGTACGTCGGACAGTCCTTGAATTTCCACGGGGATGGAGGGTCCGCCTTCTTGAATCGGGTGACCTGCCTCATCCAGCATTGCGCGAACACGGCCAAATACTGCGCCAGCAAGTACCACATCACCGCGCTTGAGTGTTCCCGATTGCACCAGAATGGTCGCCACCGGGCCGCGTCCCTTGTCCAGCCTGGACTCAATTACCACTCCACGTGCGGGCGCGTTCTTCGGCGCCTTTAATTCCATTACTTCCGCTTGCAGCAGGATCCGCTCGAGCAGCTCATCGATGCCCTGACCAGTCTTCGCGGACACGTCCTGGAACATGGCATCACCACCCCACTCCTCGGGGACCACTTCGTGTGCGGCCAGTTCCTGACGAATTTTTTCGGGATTTGCCTCGGGCTTGTCGATCTTGTTGACCGCTACCAGTACCGGAACTTTTGCCGCCTTGGCGTGATTGACCGCTTCCAGTGTCTGCGGCATCACCCCATCGTCGGCCGCAACCACCAGAACCACCAGGTCCGTAACCTTGGCTCCGCGAGCACGCATTGCAGTAAAAGCTTCGTGACCAGGGGTATCCAAGAACGTAATCATCCCACGCGGGGTGTTCACGTGATATGCGCCGATGTGCTGGGTGATGCCGCCGGCTTCGCCGCTTGCGACACGAGTACGTCGAATGTAATCCAGCAGCGAAGTCTTGCCATGATCGACGTGCCCCATCACTGTTACAACGGGAGCGCGGGGCTCGGCTACGACGTCATGCTTTTCTCCTTCGTCTGCCAGGAGCGATTCCGGGTCGTCGAGTTTGGCGGGCTTGGCAATGTGGCCCATTTCTTCCACCACGATCATCGCAGTTTCCTGATCGATCACCTGATTGATGGTGACCATACTCCCCAGCTTCATCAGTACCTTGATGACCTCAGCTGCCTTGACTGACATTTTCTGCGCGAGAGCGGCAACGGTGACGGTTTCCGGCACCAGCACTTCGCGAACGACTGGTTCCGGCGCCGTGAATGTCTGCTCGGAAACGACGGCTTCTGTCTTGTGCCGTCCTCCCCGACCCGAACGCGTATGCCAGCTCTGCCCGCCTCCACTAACATCGCCGCGCGTCTTCAGACCTCTGCGTTTTGCCGACTCATCTTTCCACGCATCCGGTTTTTTGACGGGCTTGGGTTTGGCCGCTTTTTCGTTTGCTTTGCTGGCAGGCTTATGGAGAGTGCCTTCCGTAGTCGCTTTTTTCGGCTCCTCAGCCGGCTTGGCGACCTCCGCGACGACAGGCTCGGCCTGAACAGAAGGGGTTTCGGTTTCCTTTGCGGGTTTGCGCTTGCGCTGTTGCTTCTGCACTACCTCAGCGGTCTGGCGAGCGATTAATTCCGCTTGCTTGCGCGCCTCTTCCTCCCTCAGTGCCGTTTGCTTTGCACCGACTGTAGGCGTTGTGGGTGTGGTTTCCGATTCCGCAGGAACGTTCTCGACCGTTTCAGGCGTGGCATCGCGTTTAACCAGCACACGCTTCTTTTTTACTTCAACCTGGATCGTGCGGGCCTTACCGGTACTGTCTGATTTCTTGATCTCCGTGGTCTGCCGCCGGGTCAAGGTTATTTTGTTTTTCGTGTCTTTCGCGCCGTGAACCCTTCGCAGATAATCCAGCAGTTGGGTTTTGTCGTGCTCCGTGAGAACCGTATCATCGGCAAGCGCCTTACCAATTCCAGCAGCTTGCAATTGCTCGAGGAGCATCGCAGATGCTAACCCCAATTCTTTGGCAAACTGAGCAACGTTCATTTGCGCCATAAGTTACCCCTGACTCGCTGCAAACCATGGTGCACGCGCCGTCATGATCAGTTGTTTGGCGCGCTCCGCGTCAATCCCAGTCAACTCGACAAGATCATCTACGGCGAGATCGGCAAGGTCCTCCTGCGTAGTTACGCCTTTGGCTGCTAAGACCCGCGCCGTTTCACTATCCATGCCGTCCAGCGTCAACAGGTCGCTGGCAACGTTTTCGACATGTTCCTCACTGGCAATCGCTTCGACCAGCAGTGCGTTGCGGGCGCGGCTGCGCAGCTCATTGACCGTATCCTCGTCAAACGATTCGATCTCCAGCATCTCGTTCAGCGGGACGTAGGCGACCTCTTCAAGCGTCGTAAAGCCTTCCTGGATAAGAATGTTGGCCACCTCCTCGTCCACGTCTAACCTTTCCATAAACACTTTGCGGACAACCGTGCCCTCCTCATCATTCTTCTTCTGGGATTCCTCTTCGGTCATTATGTTGAGTTCCCACTGCGTCAGCTCGCTGGCCAACCGCACGTTCTGTCCGTTCCGACCAATCGCCTGAGCCAAGTTCTCCTCGTCGACCACAACATCCATGCTGTGGGATTCCTCATCCACCGTAATCTTGCTTACCTCCGCCGGGGCCAGTGCATTGATCACGAATTGCGCGGGGTCCGACGACCATAAAATGATATCGACACGTTCGCCGGCGAGTTCTGCGGTGACCGCCTGAACTCGCGATCCACGCATACCGACGCATGTGCCGATCGGATCGATGCGCTGGTCGTTCGATTTCACTGCAATCTTGGCCCGGGAACCAGGGTCGCGTGCGGCCGCCTTGATCTCCAGAAGCCCTTCTTCGATTTCAGGCACTTCGAGCTCGAAAAGCTTGATCAAGAATTCGGGAACGGTGCGCGACAAAATCAATTGGGGTCCGCGATTGTTACGATCTACCTTCAACAGGAAGGCACGCACACGGTCGCCAATCCGAAGATTCTCCTTGGGAATCATCTGATCCTTGGGCAGTGCCGCCTCAATACGTCCTGACTCGATGATCGCGTTTCCGCGTTCCATGCGCTTGATCGCGCCGGTGACGATGAATTCTTCGCGCTGCAGAAAATCATTCAGGATCTGTTCGCGCTCAGCGTCACGAATCTTCTGCAGGATGACCTGCTTCGCCGTCTGCGCGCCAATCCGTCCGAACTCGACTGGCTCCAGGGGCTCTTCGACGTAGTCACCCACTTGCTTGTCCAGCTTCTGCTCGATGGCATCCGTCAACGCAATCTGCTGCGCGGGAAGCTCGTGCTCCTCATCGACGACGATTTGCCAGCGCCGGAAGGATTTGTACTCG
This genomic interval from Betaproteobacteria bacterium contains the following:
- the rbfA gene encoding 30S ribosome-binding factor RbfA, coding for MAKNPSRLGRIGDQIQKDLAELIRTEVKDPRVGMITITGVEISSDHHHAKVFFTTLGGAEAVAKAADGLQHASGFLRSQLAKGLKLRIVPELHFIYDESVERGIRLSKLIDDAIASQPEDNTDDEKS
- the infB gene encoding translation initiation factor IF-2; its protein translation is MAQMNVAQFAKELGLASAMLLEQLQAAGIGKALADDTVLTEHDKTQLLDYLRRVHGAKDTKNKITLTRRQTTEIKKSDSTGKARTIQVEVKKKRVLVKRDATPETVENVPAESETTPTTPTVGAKQTALREEEARKQAELIARQTAEVVQKQQRKRKPAKETETPSVQAEPVVAEVAKPAEEPKKATTEGTLHKPASKANEKAAKPKPVKKPDAWKDESAKRRGLKTRGDVSGGGQSWHTRSGRGGRHKTEAVVSEQTFTAPEPVVREVLVPETVTVAALAQKMSVKAAEVIKVLMKLGSMVTINQVIDQETAMIVVEEMGHIAKPAKLDDPESLLADEGEKHDVVAEPRAPVVTVMGHVDHGKTSLLDYIRRTRVASGEAGGITQHIGAYHVNTPRGMITFLDTPGHEAFTAMRARGAKVTDLVVLVVAADDGVMPQTLEAVNHAKAAKVPVLVAVNKIDKPEANPEKIRQELAAHEVVPEEWGGDAMFQDVSAKTGQGIDELLERILLQAEVMELKAPKNAPARGVVIESRLDKGRGPVATILVQSGTLKRGDVVLAGAVFGRVRAMLDEAGHPIQEGGPSIPVEIQGLSDVPIAGEEVIVLGDERKAREIALFRQGKFREVKLAKQQTAKLEGMFDQMTVGQAKALSLIIKADVQGSYEALSQSLEKLSTTEVKVNIVHAGVGAITESDVNLALASNAVIIGFNARADATARKLVAAHGIDLRYYNIIYEAVDEVKSALSGMLAPEKKESVIGLVEIRQVFKISKVGTVAGCYVLEGVVRRGSLIRVLSDNVVVHSGELDSLKRFKDDVREVKAGFECGLSVKNFDDLKVSDQLEVYEVVEIARSL
- the nusA gene encoding transcription termination/antitermination protein NusA, giving the protein MSRELLMLVDALAREKNVEKDIVFAALELALASATKKRFKDDVDVRVEIDRETGEYKSFRRWQIVVDEEHELPAQQIALTDAIEQKLDKQVGDYVEEPLEPVEFGRIGAQTAKQVILQKIRDAEREQILNDFLQREEFIVTGAIKRMERGNAIIESGRIEAALPKDQMIPKENLRIGDRVRAFLLKVDRNNRGPQLILSRTVPEFLIKLFELEVPEIEEGLLEIKAAARDPGSRAKIAVKSNDQRIDPIGTCVGMRGSRVQAVTAELAGERVDIILWSSDPAQFVINALAPAEVSKITVDEESHSMDVVVDEENLAQAIGRNGQNVRLASELTQWELNIMTEEESQKKNDEEGTVVRKVFMERLDVDEEVANILIQEGFTTLEEVAYVPLNEMLEIESFDEDTVNELRSRARNALLVEAIASEEHVENVASDLLTLDGMDSETARVLAAKGVTTQEDLADLAVDDLVELTGIDAERAKQLIMTARAPWFAASQG